In Deinobacterium chartae, a single genomic region encodes these proteins:
- a CDS encoding GNAT family N-acetyltransferase, translating into MIIREFTPSDYEVFAAVTNAVYPDYPESADEMRRDDARRQPHILHGRFLAELDGRVVGTADYDQHAGQYQPQVFALNVAVLPEYRNRGVGSALYDRLMRALAPFDPLKIKGNAREDWTHSVRFLEARGFEEAMRTWESRLDPRTFDGSAFAGHLERLEAQGVRLVSYAELDPATRDRRFYEVFCRVRLDVPRTEPATEMSYEFFLASFPNEPTFVPEACIFAEVNGELAGMSNVWLSDVSDDLFVGLTGVLPEYRRRGLALGMKLRTLEWARAHGAPSLKTWNASNNLPMLAINEQLGFVKQPAWIDFARYPKSQPQAALSGAAEAR; encoded by the coding sequence ATGATCATCCGTGAATTCACGCCGTCGGACTACGAGGTTTTCGCGGCGGTGACCAATGCCGTGTACCCCGACTATCCCGAGTCGGCCGACGAGATGCGGCGCGACGATGCCCGTCGCCAGCCGCACATCCTGCACGGACGCTTTCTGGCCGAACTGGACGGACGCGTGGTGGGGACTGCCGACTACGACCAGCACGCCGGGCAGTACCAGCCGCAGGTGTTCGCCCTGAACGTGGCGGTGCTGCCCGAGTACCGTAACCGAGGTGTGGGCAGCGCACTGTATGACCGCCTGATGCGGGCGCTGGCTCCCTTTGACCCGCTCAAGATCAAGGGCAACGCCCGCGAGGACTGGACCCACAGCGTCCGCTTCCTCGAGGCGCGCGGCTTTGAAGAAGCGATGCGCACCTGGGAGAGCCGCCTGGACCCGCGTACCTTCGACGGCTCGGCCTTTGCCGGGCACCTGGAGCGCCTCGAGGCGCAGGGGGTGCGACTGGTCTCGTACGCCGAGCTGGATCCCGCAACCCGCGACCGCCGTTTTTACGAGGTGTTCTGCCGGGTGCGTCTGGACGTGCCGCGCACCGAACCCGCCACCGAGATGAGCTACGAGTTCTTCCTGGCCTCGTTTCCGAACGAGCCCACCTTTGTGCCCGAAGCCTGCATCTTTGCCGAGGTGAACGGCGAACTGGCCGGGATGAGCAACGTCTGGCTCAGCGACGTGAGCGACGACCTGTTCGTGGGCCTGACCGGGGTATTGCCCGAGTACCGCCGGCGCGGTCTGGCGCTCGGCATGAAGCTCAGAACCCTCGAGTGGGCCCGGGCGCACGGTGCCCCGTCGCTGAAAACCTGGAACGCGAGCAACAATTTGCCCATGCTGGCGATCAACGAACAGCTGGGCTTCGTGAAACAGCCGGCCTGGATCGACTTCGCGCGCTACCCGAAGTCGCAGCCCCAGGCTGCCTTGAGCGGCGCCGCCGAGGCCCGCTGA
- a CDS encoding heme/hemin ABC transporter substrate-binding protein, with protein MLRKLVLLSLLIASGAQAAKVTGIDGVSVDVKNPKRIVALNASTVEILFKLGKGNLLVGTDSSATYPAAAARFATLGHPYRVPVEGTISLKPDLVIGTEESFPESTAQQLRGAGLNVLKLENSGEGGIPALKRRITAIAAALNAQASGQKLIREIDAQLATLKAQVQKANTKPRVLFLYAHGPGDASIYGRQTGSETLMELVGAVNAVDFTDGMKPLTAEAMVQANPDAIIMLERGFEAVKGLEGVLKMPGVALTNAGKNKRIYVVDNSIRWVGPRFPEFASKLFKDMQAPAR; from the coding sequence ATGCTGCGCAAACTCGTCCTGCTCTCCCTGCTGATCGCCTCGGGCGCCCAAGCGGCCAAGGTCACCGGTATCGACGGCGTCTCGGTCGACGTCAAGAACCCCAAGCGCATCGTCGCCTTGAACGCCTCGACCGTCGAAATCCTCTTTAAGCTCGGCAAGGGCAACTTGCTGGTCGGAACCGACTCCTCGGCCACCTACCCGGCTGCAGCGGCCCGCTTCGCAACGCTGGGCCACCCCTACCGGGTGCCGGTCGAAGGAACCATCAGCCTCAAGCCCGATCTGGTGATCGGCACCGAGGAGAGCTTCCCCGAGTCCACTGCGCAGCAGCTGCGTGGCGCAGGCCTCAACGTCCTCAAGCTCGAGAACTCGGGCGAGGGCGGCATTCCCGCACTCAAGCGCCGCATCACCGCCATCGCCGCCGCCTTGAACGCCCAGGCCAGCGGCCAGAAGCTGATCCGCGAGATCGACGCGCAACTTGCCACGCTCAAGGCCCAGGTACAGAAGGCCAACACCAAGCCCCGCGTCCTCTTCCTGTACGCCCACGGTCCCGGCGACGCCTCGATCTACGGCCGTCAGACCGGCTCGGAAACGCTGATGGAGCTGGTCGGCGCGGTGAACGCCGTGGACTTCACCGACGGCATGAAGCCCTTGACCGCCGAGGCGATGGTGCAGGCCAACCCCGACGCCATCATCATGCTCGAGCGCGGCTTCGAGGCGGTCAAGGGCCTCGAGGGCGTGCTGAAGATGCCCGGTGTAGCCCTCACCAACGCGGGCAAGAACAAGCGCATCTACGTGGTGGACAACAGCATCCGCTGGGTTGGCCCGCGCTTCCCCGAGTTCGCCAGCAAGCTCTTCAAGGACATGCAGGCCCCGGCGCGCTGA
- a CDS encoding siderophore-interacting protein produces MSERITRHGPHPVRLRLLEVRRVTALTPRMLRVTLTGDLEGFRSDSPDDHVKLFFPAAGEREPNLPQPSPNGLVQPEGTTPPARRDYTPRRYDPQANELDIDFVIHGDGPASTWAAHAQPGDRVGVGGPRGSVVVRYDFDGYLLIGDETALPSVARRLEELPEGVPAVVLLEVEDARDELPLSTRAAAQITWVHRSTGGSEALLRALRATALPQGEFFSWISGESATVRALKQHLLEERGVNREWVRASGYWKRGIAGHEEPKA; encoded by the coding sequence ATGTCCGAACGCATCACCCGCCATGGCCCCCACCCGGTCCGCCTGCGCCTGCTCGAGGTGCGGCGCGTCACCGCGCTCACTCCGCGGATGCTGCGCGTCACCTTAACCGGCGACCTCGAGGGGTTCCGCAGCGACTCACCCGACGACCACGTCAAGCTGTTCTTCCCCGCTGCGGGCGAGCGCGAACCGAATCTGCCCCAGCCCTCCCCGAACGGGCTGGTCCAGCCCGAGGGCACAACTCCGCCGGCCCGCCGCGACTACACGCCCAGGCGCTACGATCCGCAGGCCAACGAGCTCGACATCGACTTCGTGATTCACGGCGACGGCCCGGCCTCGACCTGGGCCGCCCACGCACAGCCCGGCGACCGCGTCGGCGTAGGCGGCCCGCGCGGGTCGGTGGTGGTCCGCTACGACTTTGACGGTTATCTGCTGATCGGCGACGAGACGGCGCTGCCCTCGGTCGCGCGCCGCCTCGAGGAACTTCCCGAAGGCGTACCCGCGGTGGTGCTCCTCGAGGTGGAAGACGCCCGGGATGAGTTGCCCCTGAGCACCCGCGCTGCCGCGCAGATCACCTGGGTTCACCGCAGCACGGGCGGCAGCGAGGCCCTGCTGCGTGCCCTGCGCGCCACCGCACTGCCGCAGGGAGAATTTTTCAGCTGGATCAGCGGCGAATCCGCGACCGTACGCGCCCTGAAGCAGCACCTGCTCGAGGAGCGCGGTGTCAACCGGGAATGGGTGCGCGCGTCGGGCTACTGGAAACGCGGGATCGCCGGTCACGAGGAACCCAAGGCCTGA
- a CDS encoding carboxypeptidase-like regulatory domain-containing protein, giving the protein MKRRLLLALLSTLPLALSAATEKPRPWVLSGRVVNTEGKPVAGARILLDSTLLYNSNTFVRTGRDGRYRIDIPRMYASPWHAYAEMETTYHGRRYRFDLHPENPDDFVGQTGAIRNFRWTLTGEKTGRLYGRYGGSLYIDPEVMSNIDRSDVEVTLTPDGPLIDGSKGQVLRRRVGSGGGEFHEVPDLPIGRYKITARLVSANRPLVLKLRSGGNYVRELTIDFEPEGGAPSHCKNCVQLLMNYPQ; this is encoded by the coding sequence ATGAAACGACGCCTGCTGCTCGCGTTGCTATCCACCCTGCCCCTGGCCCTGAGTGCCGCTACCGAAAAACCCCGGCCGTGGGTCCTCTCCGGCAGGGTCGTGAACACCGAGGGGAAACCGGTTGCGGGAGCGCGCATCCTGCTCGACAGCACGCTGCTGTACAACAGCAACACCTTTGTGCGCACCGGTCGCGACGGCCGCTACCGTATCGACATTCCCCGGATGTACGCCAGCCCCTGGCATGCCTACGCCGAGATGGAAACCACCTACCACGGCCGCAGGTACCGTTTCGACCTGCACCCGGAAAATCCCGATGACTTCGTGGGGCAGACCGGCGCAATCCGCAACTTTCGCTGGACGCTGACCGGCGAGAAGACCGGGCGCCTCTACGGTCGCTACGGCGGCAGCCTGTACATCGATCCGGAGGTGATGAGCAACATCGACCGGAGCGACGTGGAGGTCACCTTGACCCCCGATGGCCCCCTGATCGACGGAAGCAAGGGGCAGGTGCTGCGCCGCCGGGTCGGCTCGGGCGGCGGCGAGTTCCACGAGGTTCCCGACCTGCCGATCGGGCGCTACAAGATCACCGCCCGTCTGGTCAGTGCAAACCGGCCGCTGGTCCTGAAGTTGCGCAGCGGTGGCAATTATGTTCGTGAACTGACCATAGATTTTGAGCCCGAAGGTGGGGCGCCCAGCCACTGCAAAAATTGTGTTCAGCTGCTGATGAACTACCCGCAGTAA
- a CDS encoding GNAT family N-acetyltransferase produces MTPTTEVTIRPFEERDYVAALELNRRVYPDYERSLESWRRDDETRRKDLHHARFVAEQGGRIVGMAETGHSEGMYHPRRFGLDLMVDPDCQSRGIGRALYARILENLAPFDPLSIRSGAREDYTKLVQFFRSRGYQEIMRAWESRLDVPAFDFAPWGDWEAPLREHGVEIRTLRELMAEDPEHRRKLYELDEACSADVPHPEPRTPISFERFEQHIFESPDLIPEAFLVAVAGGEYVALSTLWKGKDDRDIHNGLTGTRREWRRKGIALALKLRNVRWAQQHGVPTIKTWNESNNRAMLGINERMGFVKQPAWITFSLHLKDEG; encoded by the coding sequence ATGACCCCGACGACCGAAGTGACCATTCGCCCCTTTGAGGAGCGCGACTACGTGGCGGCCCTCGAGCTGAACCGCCGTGTGTATCCCGACTACGAGCGCAGCCTGGAAAGCTGGCGGCGCGACGACGAGACCCGCCGAAAGGACCTGCACCACGCGCGTTTTGTGGCCGAGCAGGGGGGGCGCATCGTCGGCATGGCCGAAACCGGCCACTCCGAGGGAATGTACCACCCGCGCCGTTTCGGCCTGGACCTGATGGTGGATCCCGACTGCCAGTCGCGTGGTATCGGGCGAGCCCTGTACGCCCGCATCCTCGAGAACCTCGCTCCCTTTGATCCGCTCTCGATCCGCAGCGGTGCCCGCGAGGACTACACCAAGCTGGTGCAGTTCTTCCGCTCGAGGGGCTACCAGGAGATCATGCGTGCCTGGGAGTCGCGCCTGGATGTTCCCGCTTTTGACTTTGCGCCCTGGGGAGACTGGGAGGCTCCGCTGCGCGAGCACGGCGTAGAGATCCGTACGCTGCGCGAACTGATGGCAGAGGATCCGGAGCACCGCCGCAAGCTGTACGAACTCGACGAGGCCTGCTCCGCCGATGTGCCGCATCCGGAGCCGCGCACCCCCATCTCGTTCGAGCGTTTCGAGCAGCACATCTTCGAGAGCCCCGACCTGATTCCGGAGGCTTTCCTGGTGGCCGTCGCAGGGGGCGAGTACGTGGCGCTGAGCACGCTGTGGAAAGGCAAGGATGACCGCGACATCCACAACGGCCTGACCGGTACCCGCCGCGAGTGGCGCCGCAAGGGCATCGCGCTGGCCCTCAAGCTGCGCAACGTGCGCTGGGCCCAGCAGCACGGTGTTCCAACGATCAAGACCTGGAACGAGAGCAACAACCGTGCCATGCTGGGCATCAACGAGCGTATGGGTTTCGTGAAGCAGCCGGCCTGGATCACCTTCAGCCTGCACCTCAAGGACGAAGGGTGA